Proteins encoded in a region of the Planococcus citri chromosome 1, ihPlaCitr1.1, whole genome shotgun sequence genome:
- the LOC135846500 gene encoding uncharacterized protein LOC135846500, translated as MPTVTEMLCMFCLRSVTTTSPVCEENNTNTIKESIVISSCRHLMHMSCFVDLIPSDPVSCRHPECGKVLDRDEVLVIDAILKDRRIIVESTDEKCNFVEELSERLIVNVATCNLVEELTTFLKAAKDKIAELEANIKNYSELGAKVDKRSSQAETAELNAKNLYELALEKLTDHLVACKCTSRPDFGVPVLSTSIELLSTLKQSKPRSVMDSQTPEIAPVSRSNDVFDRNQEEIVRVEKIDQSNVATSPNKEPERPMIESIADFPNVLADFVPTIDPSSDNKFVPFPESIEEPKETTDTSMKSPSSLHHHAKDLRQQSSDKKCIVTEEPISECRQCTTSNHNANHSLRNTSGSSESLGSIAADEAGSSRRSRRSRSSSSGYRRKMKAQKTAITAQKDRSPEAKRWKGPSESSTHDYERYWQRFRITPPKLNPFSPLNSFPMGYTVAGIQDPTEKVCKVAILAYDVLLLGDGHALSVANYILKNKPFKDQLSESLYRRNLSIIDLVMNLNFYFTVLPERIILCIGNWDASQNMPSEQFLAHFKDLLQIFKKCQVKVLYTLPIITHPGMDADANRDLIAQCLSTDWSKTLGGQYVLFSEMVSNAIGDQIPVVEDKGPMYALDQYAPLVEAIRDRFIPVAMALPDVNEAEAEAPWNTLNGHQT; from the coding sequence ATGCCCACAGTGACGGAGATGCTATGCATGTTTTGCCTGCGATCAGTAACAACCACAAGTCCAGTCTGCGAAGAAAACAATACGAATACGATCAAAGAATCGATAGTGATCTCCTCGTGCCGTCATTTAATGCATATGAGCTGCTTCGTTGATTTAATTCCATCAGATCCGGTATCTTGTCGACACCCAGAATGTGGTAAAGTTCTAGACCGTGATGAAGTACTTGTAATCGATGCTATTCTTAAAGATCGTCGTATCATAGTCGAGTCAACTGATGAAAAGTGTAACTTCGTCGAAGAATTATCAGAACGTCTAATTGTAAATGTAGCGACGTGTAACCTCGTTGAAGAATTAACAACCTTTCTGAAAGCAGCCAAGGACAAGATAGCTGAACTCGAAGCCAATATTAAGAACTACTCCGAGCTCGGGGCTAAAGTTGATAAACGCTCCAGTCAAGCCGAAACAGCCGAGCTAAATGCGAAGAATCTTTACGAATTAGCCCTTGAGAAGTTAACCGATCATCTTGTTGCTTGTAAGTGTACATCTCGACCTGACTTCGGTGTTCCTGTACTTTCGACGAGCATTGAGCTCCTCAGCACTTTGAAGCAGTCGAAACCAAGATCAGTAATGGATTCACAGACACCGGAAATTGCTCCGGTTTCACGTTCGAACGATGTGTTTGATCGAAATCAGGAAGAGATCGTTCGAGTAGAGAAAATAGACCAGTCTAATGTGGCTACTTCGCCAAATAAAGAACCAGAACGTCCTATGATCGAATCAATCGCAGATTTTCCCAACGTGTTGGCAGATTTTGTACCGACGATAGATCCATCTAGCGATAATAAATTCGTACCATTTCCAGAGTCGATAGAAGAACCGAAAGAAACCACCGATACTTCGATGAAATCACCTTCATCACTTCACCATCATGCTAAAGATCTTCGCCAACAATCATCTGATAAGAAATGCATAGTGACAGAAGAACCTATTTCGGAATGTAGGCAGTGTACGACGAGTAATCACAACGCAAACCATTCGCTTCGTAATACCAGCGGTAGCAGTGAGAGTTTGGGTTCGATTGCTGCGGATGAAGCAGGCTCTTCAAGACGTTCCAGACGTTCCAGATCATCGAGCAGTGGATATCGTAgaaaaatgaaagctcaaaagaCTGCCATTACTGCGCAGAAAGATCGCTCACCGGAAGCTAAACGATGGAAAGGACCTAGTGAATCGAGCACCCACGACTACGAAAGATACTGGCAGCGTTTTCGTATAACACCACCAAAGTTAAACCCTTTCTCTCCTCTGAATTCTTTTCCAATGGGTTACACCGTTGCTGGCATTCAAGATCCTACTGAAAAGGTGTGTAAAGTGGCCATCCTCGCCTACGATGTATTGCTACTCGGCGACGGTCACGCATTAAGCGTCGCAAATTATATCCTCAAAAACAAACCGTTCAAAGATCAGCTTTCTGAATCGTTGTACAGACGTAACCTCAGTATCATCGATCTGGTCATGAATCTGAATTTTTACTTCACAGTGCTCCCTGAAAGGATCATCTTATGTATTGGGAATTGGGATGCGAGCCAAAATATGCCATCTGAGCAATTTCTGGCCCATTTTAAGGATCTGTtgcagattttcaagaaatgccAGGTCAAAGTTTTGTACACTCTGCCTATTATTACGCACCCAGGGATGGACGCGGACGCGAATAGAGATTTGATCGCTCAGTGCTTGAGTACTGATTGGAGCAAGACTCTTGGTGGCCAGTATGTGTTGTTCTCAGAGATGGTATCCAATGCTATCGGTGATCAGATCCCAGTAGTCGAAGATAAGGGTCCGATGTATGCGTTAGACCAATATGCGCCGTTAGTGGAAGCCATTCGTGATCGTTTTATTCCTGTGGCTATGGCGTTACCTGACGTAAATGAAGCTGAAGCTGAGGCTCCGTGGAATACTCTAAATGGACATCAGACCTGA
- the LOC135846507 gene encoding uncharacterized protein LOC135846507, with product MPDIKSETVCDLCFRPLTSDSPIKENATEKQDAVFMTRCMHFFHKSCLLDAFEKLQNVNADGDKILYCTHMGCSRPNSPNKQACQMDISKENENVMPIPTSLNSEQQQISELKAINAALHDLAESLKQRLLNAENKITELTMQLLCTRGKYERLIESTVDNIVLRGVNRNNPTPTPPGLSSIFNTKAAAETVPFLAPNLNLYSARTETVAENLPTKTLDLFPSISKMLTNIDLSSTDKLKQDTRTPVFDEIFKTSEAKLLVDDRERYRSSYAQAHQSIPLKPVTCRSTNDSRNVERCNELPSNNHGRFQQRFLRPPPPFYPNPTNVYPTSNAFTIAGFQSPEGVLSAAICAYNVVILGDVHALGLAMWLTHDQPYREHLYKDFYRRDLRIRDLITILARFQRLPPRLMISIGTYDVACRTTSGDFFDHMVKLARVLGNRNVREIFILPPVAWQGQDETAYNEVISALELYNWDKWRNIEYFVGYKYVQDLEKIPPRVCDEVGPYHDRDLYLLVGNRIRDDLFIPLVKNELRPFSHPITMLEDESTAGVEMANVLVPHPILSQHHQNVKQHPNCENSATKLLQLQQSSKTSSCNSTIATSTMNPPPGISPSVASFMQPVMTSQSITRAGVSQQSEQSNQLNPLAVPFPAPVPIAMQTIAEDVEEEDVYIDQQHIHDLTKNTPEH from the coding sequence ATGCCTGACATCAAATCAGAGACTGTTTGCGACCTGTGTTTTCGTCCACTCACATCGGATAGTCCCATCAAGGAAAATGCAACCGAGAAACAAGATGCAGTATTCATGACTAGATGTATGCACTTCTTCCATAAAAGTTGTCTATTGGACGCGTTTGAAAAACTGCAAAACGTCAACGCTGACGGCGATAAGATACTCTATTGCACACATATGGGCTGCTCCAGACCAAACTCTCCCAATAAACAAGCTTGCCAGATGGATATTTCGaaggaaaatgaaaacgttATGCCCATTCCAACATCTTTAAACTCCGAACAACAACAAATTTCCGAATTAAAAGCCATCAACGCAGCCTTACACGATTTAGCAGAGAGTTTGAAACAACGATTGCTGAatgctgaaaataaaatcaccgAACTTACGATGCAATTGCTGTGCACGAGAGGTAAATACGAACGTCTGATCGAATCTACAGTCGATAATATTGTATTACGTGGTGTAAATAGAAATAATCCAACTCCAACTCCGCCTGGATTATCGAGTATTTTTAATACTAAAGCTGCAGCCGAAACCGTACCGTTCCTAGCACCGAATCTGAACCTATATTCAGCTCGAACCGAAACCGTAGCCGAAAATTTACCGACGAAAACTCTCGACTTGTTTCCATCGATTTCGAAAATGCTCACGAATATCGACTTGTCATCTACTGATAAATTGAAACAAGATACACGAACGCCTGTATtcgatgaaatattcaaaacatcAGAAGCTAAACTACTCGTAGATGATCGAGAAAGATATCGAAGCTCCTACGCTCAGGCTCATCAATCCATTCCATTGAAACCGGTAACTTGCAGGTCTACGAACGATTCACGTAATGTAGAACGATGTAACGAATTACCAAGTAATAATCATGGAAGATTTCAGCAACGATTTCTGCGACCACCTCCACCATTTTATCCGAATCCGACGAACGTCTATCCTACGAGTAATGCTTTTACGATAGCAGGATTTCAAAGTCCAGAAGGAGTTCTATCTGCAGCGATCTGCGCCTACAACGTAGTAATTCTAGGCGACGTTCATGCTCTTGGCTTAGCGATGTGGCTCACTCACGACCAACCATATCGAGAGCATCTGTATAAAGATTTTTATCGTCGGGACCTTCGTATTCGTGATTTAATTACGATACTCGCCAGATTTCAAAGATTACCTCCCCGTCTAATGATTTCAATCGGTACGTACGATGTCGCCTGCCGAACAACTAGCGGAGACTTCTTCGATCATATGGTCAAACTAGCTCGAGTACTCGGTAACAGAAACGTACGCGAAATTTTCATCCTACCTCCTGTTGCATGGCAAGGTCAAGATGAAACCGCTTATAACGAAGTGATTTCAGCGCTTGAATTGTATAATTGGGATAAATGGAGGAATATCGAGTATTTTGTAGGATATAAATACGTACAAGATTTGGAAAAGATACCACCTCGAGTCTGTGATGAAGTAGGTCCGTATCACGATCGTGATCTGTACTTACTGGTTGGAAATCGAATTCGAGACGACCTATTTATTCCGTTGGTGAAGAACGAATTACGACCTTTTAGTCATCCTATTACAATGCTTGAAGATGAATCAACTGCAGGTGTTGAAATGGCAAACGTACTCGTACCTCATCCCATTCTCAGTCAACATCATCAGAACGTGAAACAACATCCCAATTGTGAGAATTCGGCGACGAAATTATTGCAACTGCAGCAATCATCTAAGACATCGTCGTGTAATTCAACTATCGCTACGAGTACGATGAATCCTCCACCTGGCATTTCTCCTTCGGTAGCGTCGTTTATGCAACCAGTGATGACCTCACAAAGTATAACACGAGCAGGAGTATCCCAGCAGTCTGAGCAGTCGAATCAATTGAATCCGCTAGCTGTACCATTTCCAGCTCCTGTACCAATCGCAATGCAAACCATTGCCGAAGATGTGGAGGAGGAGGACGTATACATAGATCAGCAACATATCCATGATCTTACGAAAAATACGCCGGAGCACTAG
- the LOC135846512 gene encoding uncharacterized protein LOC135846512 isoform X1 produces MVVYFYNPFLYYARYCCIYVPTYLEAATCEDNLQFWRGIQILTIHRTMSQCEYICDSCSQPLTTAVNTGDQIHVTTCYHVYHYSCLWLMYTCATEINEWNEKITSCGHPGCNRMISVSDISPAIDFSTRIVPHPHDDDVQNDSRNQDQDINYRILMLRDFNVCLQLSIVSLTNENSTLRAQAESSKRAYANLMTRYNMLLDQVKNLISIGQQSSLPEPTPKPKNNNMLHSNESNAPQPPPISSLMNSGSFPAPKTPQNSNSTQNSFGQRQLLSLPAPPTLHNDRPDVEATASKQSSKIPDPPAPAIPNRTQSLHKPPIPAPEQKKGTSADKDDYYHRRYRLRFGTECSELIPYHPLDSYPHDFTAARLELAKDTYVSAFFAYNILLMGDGAVESIAKDLEIGQPYKGQLDTQMYRRDLLLADLLRHLRSFDKLPKRIMLSIGNFDVKRGTAYSEFFQDMQNLCLLFKRHEVRELIILPLIPHPMNNKESFSRISEALAYNWEPSLGGKITRIPEAFRKLHSSSGYMDKSGPFYQLESYYEVVRKIKEKFIPEILKKPNDSNSLEENSPASPKVETTKKTIAKNSLTPQKKNI; encoded by the exons atggttgTGTATTTTTACAATCCATTCCTATATTATGCTCGTTATTGTTGCATTTACG tacctacctatttggaaGCAGCAACTTGTGAAGACAACCTACAATTTTGGCGCGGTATCCAAATTCTAACCATTCATCGCACGATGTCTCAGTGCGAGTACATTTGCGATAGTTGTTCTCAGCCGTTAACTACAGCAGTCAACACAGGCGACCAAATACACGTGACGACTTGTTATCACGTGTATCATTACAGCTGTTTGTGGCTAATGTACACGTGTGCGACAGAGATAAACGAGTGGAATGAAAAGATCACTTCCTGCGGTCATCCTGGTTGCAACCGGATGATATCGGTATCGGATATTTCACCAGCGATAGACTTCTCAACGCGTATAGTTCCTCATccacacgacgacgacgtgcaGAATGACTCAAGAAATCAGGATCAGGACATCAACTACCGTATTTTGATGTTACGTGATTTTAACGTATGTTTACAATTATCTATCGTTTCCCTTACCAATGAAAACTCAACTCTTCGAGCACAAGCTGAATCATCGAAACGTGCATATGCCAACTTAATGACCAGGTACAACATGTTGCTAGACCAAGTGAAGAACCTCATCTCGATAGGGCAACAGAGTTCACTACCTGAACCTACACCTAAACCGAAGAATAATAATATGTTACACTCGAACGAGTCGAACGCACCTCAACCACCACCAATATCATCGTTAATGAATTCTGGATCATTTCCAGCACCGAAGACGCCTCAAAACTCCAACTCGACGCAGAATTCATTTGGACAACGACAACTTCTTTCACTTCCAGCCCCTCCCACACTTCATAATGACAGACCGGATGTTGAGGCAACTGCTTCGAAACAAAGCTCGAAAATTCCAGATCCTCCAGCCCCAGCGATTCCAAATCGTACTCAGTCACTCCACAAGCCCCCAATTCCAGCTCCCGAGCAGAAAAAGGGCACCAGTGCGGACAAGGACGATTATTATCATCGTCGTTACAGATTGAGGTTTGGAACAGAATGCTCGGAGTTGATACCATACCATCCGCTGGATTCGTATCCGCACGATTTTACAGCTGCAAGATTAGAACTTGCTAAAGACACGTACGTGAGTGCGTTCTTCGCCTACAACATCCTCCTCATGGGAGATGGAGCTGTAGAATCAATCGCGAAGGATTTGGAGATCGGCCAGCCGTATAAAGGCCAATTAGATACACAAATGTATCGCAGGGACCTTCTACTGGCGGACCTCCTACGTCACCTCAGATCTTTCGACAAACTGCCCAAAAGAATAATGTTATCGATAGGTAACTTCGACGTGAAACGCGGTACTGCGTATTCAGAATTCTTCCAAGATATGCAGAACTTATGTTTATTATTCAAAAGACACGAGGTCAGAGAGCTGATAATATTACCATTGATACCGCATCCCATGAACAACAAAGAATCTTTTTCACGAATATCGGAAGCACTTGCCTATAACTGGGAACCCTCTCTTGGaggaaaaattaccagaatacCGGAAGCTTTTAGAAAACTTCACTCGAGCTCGGGTTATATGGACAAGAGTGGTCCATTCTATCAGCTGGAATCATATTACGAAGTCGTTAGGAAAATCAAGGAGAAATTTATTCCAGAGATTCTGAAAAAACCGAATGATTCAAACTCGCTGGAAGAAAACAGTCCTGCTTCACCCAAGGTCGAGACTACCAAAAAAACGATCGCTAAAAATAGTCTCactccgcaaaaaaaaaacatctga
- the LOC135846512 gene encoding uncharacterized protein LOC135846512 isoform X2, translating into MSQCEYICDSCSQPLTTAVNTGDQIHVTTCYHVYHYSCLWLMYTCATEINEWNEKITSCGHPGCNRMISVSDISPAIDFSTRIVPHPHDDDVQNDSRNQDQDINYRILMLRDFNVCLQLSIVSLTNENSTLRAQAESSKRAYANLMTRYNMLLDQVKNLISIGQQSSLPEPTPKPKNNNMLHSNESNAPQPPPISSLMNSGSFPAPKTPQNSNSTQNSFGQRQLLSLPAPPTLHNDRPDVEATASKQSSKIPDPPAPAIPNRTQSLHKPPIPAPEQKKGTSADKDDYYHRRYRLRFGTECSELIPYHPLDSYPHDFTAARLELAKDTYVSAFFAYNILLMGDGAVESIAKDLEIGQPYKGQLDTQMYRRDLLLADLLRHLRSFDKLPKRIMLSIGNFDVKRGTAYSEFFQDMQNLCLLFKRHEVRELIILPLIPHPMNNKESFSRISEALAYNWEPSLGGKITRIPEAFRKLHSSSGYMDKSGPFYQLESYYEVVRKIKEKFIPEILKKPNDSNSLEENSPASPKVETTKKTIAKNSLTPQKKNI; encoded by the coding sequence ATGTCTCAGTGCGAGTACATTTGCGATAGTTGTTCTCAGCCGTTAACTACAGCAGTCAACACAGGCGACCAAATACACGTGACGACTTGTTATCACGTGTATCATTACAGCTGTTTGTGGCTAATGTACACGTGTGCGACAGAGATAAACGAGTGGAATGAAAAGATCACTTCCTGCGGTCATCCTGGTTGCAACCGGATGATATCGGTATCGGATATTTCACCAGCGATAGACTTCTCAACGCGTATAGTTCCTCATccacacgacgacgacgtgcaGAATGACTCAAGAAATCAGGATCAGGACATCAACTACCGTATTTTGATGTTACGTGATTTTAACGTATGTTTACAATTATCTATCGTTTCCCTTACCAATGAAAACTCAACTCTTCGAGCACAAGCTGAATCATCGAAACGTGCATATGCCAACTTAATGACCAGGTACAACATGTTGCTAGACCAAGTGAAGAACCTCATCTCGATAGGGCAACAGAGTTCACTACCTGAACCTACACCTAAACCGAAGAATAATAATATGTTACACTCGAACGAGTCGAACGCACCTCAACCACCACCAATATCATCGTTAATGAATTCTGGATCATTTCCAGCACCGAAGACGCCTCAAAACTCCAACTCGACGCAGAATTCATTTGGACAACGACAACTTCTTTCACTTCCAGCCCCTCCCACACTTCATAATGACAGACCGGATGTTGAGGCAACTGCTTCGAAACAAAGCTCGAAAATTCCAGATCCTCCAGCCCCAGCGATTCCAAATCGTACTCAGTCACTCCACAAGCCCCCAATTCCAGCTCCCGAGCAGAAAAAGGGCACCAGTGCGGACAAGGACGATTATTATCATCGTCGTTACAGATTGAGGTTTGGAACAGAATGCTCGGAGTTGATACCATACCATCCGCTGGATTCGTATCCGCACGATTTTACAGCTGCAAGATTAGAACTTGCTAAAGACACGTACGTGAGTGCGTTCTTCGCCTACAACATCCTCCTCATGGGAGATGGAGCTGTAGAATCAATCGCGAAGGATTTGGAGATCGGCCAGCCGTATAAAGGCCAATTAGATACACAAATGTATCGCAGGGACCTTCTACTGGCGGACCTCCTACGTCACCTCAGATCTTTCGACAAACTGCCCAAAAGAATAATGTTATCGATAGGTAACTTCGACGTGAAACGCGGTACTGCGTATTCAGAATTCTTCCAAGATATGCAGAACTTATGTTTATTATTCAAAAGACACGAGGTCAGAGAGCTGATAATATTACCATTGATACCGCATCCCATGAACAACAAAGAATCTTTTTCACGAATATCGGAAGCACTTGCCTATAACTGGGAACCCTCTCTTGGaggaaaaattaccagaatacCGGAAGCTTTTAGAAAACTTCACTCGAGCTCGGGTTATATGGACAAGAGTGGTCCATTCTATCAGCTGGAATCATATTACGAAGTCGTTAGGAAAATCAAGGAGAAATTTATTCCAGAGATTCTGAAAAAACCGAATGATTCAAACTCGCTGGAAGAAAACAGTCCTGCTTCACCCAAGGTCGAGACTACCAAAAAAACGATCGCTAAAAATAGTCTCactccgcaaaaaaaaaacatctga